A single window of Nocardioides kongjuensis DNA harbors:
- a CDS encoding EamA family transporter has product MTTTLDRPAPQATTGSTASTAGLTALTALAPAVWGTTYLVTTELLPPGHPMFAGLLRALPAGLLLLAVFRRLPRGAWWWRSLALGTLNIGAFFPLLFVAAERLPGGVAATVGAVQPLLVIALALPLLGEHPTAARVAWALAGVGGVALVVLGPDATLDPVGLLAGLGGALSMASGVVLTRRWGRPDGVSSPVLVSWLLTAGGLVLLPTTFLLEGAPPAIDAPAAGGYLWLGAVGGLAAYLLWFRGLGSLPVVATALLGLLSPVVAAALGWLVLGEALRPVQLAGFALALAAILGGQLTRR; this is encoded by the coding sequence ATGACCACCACGCTCGACCGCCCCGCACCTCAGGCGACCACCGGCAGCACCGCGAGCACGGCGGGGCTGACCGCCCTCACCGCCCTCGCCCCGGCCGTCTGGGGCACGACCTACCTGGTCACCACCGAGCTGCTCCCGCCGGGCCACCCGATGTTCGCCGGACTGCTCCGCGCGTTGCCGGCGGGCCTGCTCCTGCTGGCGGTCTTCCGCCGCCTCCCCCGCGGCGCGTGGTGGTGGCGCTCGCTGGCCCTCGGCACGCTCAACATCGGCGCGTTCTTCCCGCTGCTCTTCGTGGCCGCCGAGCGCCTGCCCGGCGGCGTCGCCGCGACGGTCGGTGCAGTCCAGCCGCTGCTGGTGATCGCGCTGGCCCTCCCCCTCCTCGGCGAGCACCCCACCGCGGCACGCGTCGCCTGGGCTCTCGCCGGCGTCGGCGGCGTCGCGCTCGTCGTCCTCGGCCCCGACGCCACCCTCGACCCGGTCGGCCTGCTCGCAGGCCTGGGCGGCGCGCTGTCGATGGCGAGCGGCGTCGTCCTGACCCGCCGCTGGGGACGCCCCGACGGCGTCAGCTCCCCCGTCCTGGTGAGCTGGCTGCTGACCGCCGGCGGCCTGGTGCTGCTGCCGACCACCTTCCTCCTCGAGGGCGCGCCGCCCGCCATCGACGCCCCGGCGGCCGGCGGCTACCTGTGGCTCGGCGCGGTCGGCGGGCTGGCGGCGTACCTGCTCTGGTTCCGCGGCCTGGGCTCGCTGCCGGTTGTGGCGACCGCCCTCCTCGGCCTGCTCTCCCCCGTCGTGGCGGCGGCTCTCGGCTGGCTGGTCCTCGGTGAGGCGCTGCGGCCGGTCCAGCTGGCCGGGTTCGCACTCGCCCTCGCCGCCATCCTCGGCGGCCAGCTCACCCGCCGGTGA
- a CDS encoding citrate synthase 2, translated as MPEVHHGLEGVVAFETQIAEPDKEGSALRYRGVDIEDLAGRVPFENVWGLLIDGSFTPGLPPAEAFSLPVHTGDVRVDVQAAIAMLAPAFGFGQTYDISDEQARADLARVAVMVLSYAGQSARDIHLPVVPQKLVDEGRTLAEKFLIRWRGEADPKHAHAIDAYWSSAAEHGMNASTFTARVITSTGADVAAAFSGAIGAMSGPLHGGAPSRVLGMIEEVERSGDAEGYVKGLLDSGERLMGFGHRVYRAEDPRARVLRRTARELDAPRYEVAEALEKAALAELRSRRPDRVLETNVEFWAAIVLDFAEVPANMFTSMFTCARTGGWSAHILEQKKTGRLIRPSAIYTGPSTRPASDIEGWNPAWGK; from the coding sequence ATGCCTGAGGTACATCACGGACTGGAGGGCGTCGTCGCCTTCGAGACCCAGATCGCGGAGCCCGACAAGGAAGGCTCGGCGCTGCGCTACCGCGGTGTCGACATCGAGGACCTGGCCGGCCGGGTCCCCTTCGAGAACGTCTGGGGCCTGCTGATCGACGGCTCCTTCACCCCCGGCCTGCCGCCGGCCGAGGCGTTCAGCCTCCCGGTCCACACCGGCGACGTCCGCGTCGACGTCCAGGCCGCGATCGCGATGCTCGCCCCGGCCTTCGGCTTCGGCCAGACCTACGACATCTCCGACGAGCAGGCCCGCGCGGACCTCGCCCGCGTGGCCGTCATGGTCCTGTCCTACGCCGGCCAGTCGGCGCGCGACATCCACCTGCCCGTCGTCCCGCAGAAGCTGGTCGACGAGGGCAGGACGCTCGCCGAGAAGTTCCTCATCCGCTGGCGGGGCGAGGCGGACCCGAAGCACGCCCACGCGATCGACGCGTACTGGTCCTCCGCGGCCGAGCACGGCATGAACGCCTCCACCTTCACCGCGCGCGTGATCACCTCCACCGGTGCCGACGTCGCCGCCGCCTTCTCCGGCGCGATCGGCGCGATGAGCGGCCCGCTCCACGGCGGCGCCCCCTCGCGCGTGCTCGGCATGATCGAGGAGGTCGAGAGGTCCGGCGACGCCGAAGGCTACGTCAAGGGCCTGCTCGACTCCGGCGAGCGGCTGATGGGCTTCGGCCACCGGGTCTACCGCGCCGAGGACCCCCGCGCCCGGGTGCTGCGCCGTACCGCTCGCGAGCTCGACGCGCCCCGCTACGAGGTCGCCGAGGCCCTGGAGAAGGCCGCCCTCGCCGAGCTCCGCTCCCGTCGTCCCGACCGCGTCCTCGAGACCAACGTGGAGTTCTGGGCGGCGATCGTCCTCGACTTCGCCGAGGTCCCGGCCAACATGTTCACCTCGATGTTCACCTGCGCCCGCACCGGCGGCTGGTCGGCCCACATCCTCGAGCAGAAGAAGACCGGCCGCCTGATCCGTCCCTCGGCGATCTACACCGGTCCCTCCACCCGTCCCGCCAGCGACATCGAGGGCTGGAACCCCGCCTGGGGGAAGTGA
- a CDS encoding F390 synthetase-related protein, protein MAGSQAAVAAAFARERWLLPRRYDAARARALDRFLREELPKARFYAPFAGRPLSGLPVVDKRTVLADFAAFNRHGITLDRALAVAEAAERSRTFTDRLPGGVTVGLSSGTSGTRGVFLVSEAESRLWAGILMGQLMSTACLRTLLTRPLRIALFLRANSNLYETLGSRRVSFSWHDLTLPVAAHLPDLPGTDVLVAPASVLRQIASAKPAGLRPLQVVSVAETLEPDDEAVIREAFGRPVEQIYQATEGLLAVSCPAGRLHLNEAHVHVEPEWIDHQRFHPVVTDFTRTTQYVVRHRLDDVLLAAPGPCPCGRPGRSIHAVLGRADDVLALGDVPVYPDVLRHAVALAGDLGDYRIEQHGAEWRLATTAGSSGAMERVATEIGLLARRLGATAPAVVPMAWPVEAPDAKRRRIRKVS, encoded by the coding sequence ATGGCCGGCTCCCAGGCGGCGGTGGCCGCCGCCTTCGCCCGCGAGCGCTGGCTCCTCCCCCGTCGGTACGACGCCGCACGGGCACGCGCGCTCGACCGCTTCCTGCGCGAGGAGCTGCCGAAGGCCCGGTTCTACGCGCCTTTCGCAGGTCGGCCGCTGTCCGGACTGCCGGTCGTCGACAAGCGGACGGTGCTCGCCGACTTCGCCGCGTTCAACCGCCACGGCATCACGCTCGACCGGGCGCTGGCCGTCGCCGAGGCCGCCGAACGGTCCCGCACCTTCACCGACCGGCTGCCCGGCGGGGTGACCGTCGGCCTGTCGTCGGGCACCTCCGGGACCCGCGGCGTCTTCCTCGTCTCGGAGGCGGAGAGCCGCCTGTGGGCAGGGATCCTGATGGGGCAGCTCATGTCCACGGCCTGCCTGCGGACGCTGCTGACGCGGCCGCTGCGGATCGCGCTGTTCCTGCGCGCCAACAGCAACCTCTACGAGACCCTCGGCAGCAGGCGGGTGTCGTTCTCGTGGCACGACCTGACCCTGCCCGTAGCGGCCCACCTTCCCGACCTACCGGGGACCGACGTCCTCGTCGCTCCTGCGAGCGTGCTGCGCCAGATCGCCTCCGCGAAGCCGGCCGGGCTGCGCCCGCTGCAGGTCGTCTCGGTCGCGGAGACCCTCGAACCCGACGACGAGGCCGTCATCCGCGAGGCGTTCGGGCGACCGGTCGAGCAGATCTACCAGGCCACCGAGGGCCTGCTCGCGGTCAGCTGTCCCGCCGGCCGGCTGCACCTCAACGAGGCCCACGTGCACGTCGAGCCCGAGTGGATCGACCACCAGCGCTTCCACCCGGTCGTCACCGACTTCACCCGGACCACGCAGTACGTCGTGCGCCACCGCCTCGACGACGTCCTGCTCGCCGCGCCCGGCCCATGCCCGTGCGGCCGGCCCGGCCGATCGATCCACGCCGTGCTGGGCCGGGCCGACGACGTCCTCGCCCTCGGCGACGTGCCGGTCTACCCCGACGTGCTGCGCCACGCGGTCGCGCTCGCCGGGGACCTGGGCGACTACCGGATCGAGCAGCACGGCGCCGAGTGGCGGCTGGCGACCACCGCCGGTTCGTCCGGTGCGATGGAGCGGGTCGCCACGGAGATCGGGCTGCTGGCGCGGCGGCTGGGCGCGACGGCACCGGCCGTCGTACCGATGGCGTGGCCGGTGGAGGCGCCGGACGCGAAGCGACGACGGATCAGGAAGGTGTCATGA
- a CDS encoding 3-oxoacyl-[acyl-carrier-protein] synthase III C-terminal domain-containing protein gives MPALGPRALRILGTGAVRPDEAVTSAAMDERLGLPPGTVEARTGVRVRYVERGSAAELGARAARKALAAAGITLDDVDVIIGASATPDQPLPCNAALLHEELAPARPIAAWDVNASCLSFLVALDLAATLVDAGRHERILIVSSDLASVGLDWSDLGASGIFGDGAAAAVVGHAGETGSAVLAADFATHSEGAHTCEIRGGGSRFAPDRVDGEYADWGRFRMEGGAVFRLAVKHLPPFVDRLLASAGTTMADLPVVVPHQASHHALAWVQHHFGIEEGRLVDIYADHGNQVGASLPSALHAAIESGRLQRGDRALLLGTGAGLSMGGVVLCY, from the coding sequence ATGCCTGCTCTCGGCCCCCGCGCCCTGCGGATCCTCGGCACGGGTGCGGTGCGGCCCGACGAGGCCGTCACCAGCGCCGCGATGGACGAGCGCCTCGGGCTCCCGCCCGGCACCGTCGAGGCACGGACCGGTGTGCGGGTCCGGTACGTCGAGCGCGGCTCGGCCGCGGAGCTCGGCGCCCGCGCCGCGCGCAAGGCCCTGGCGGCGGCCGGCATCACCCTCGACGACGTCGACGTGATCATCGGCGCCAGCGCGACGCCCGACCAGCCGCTGCCCTGCAACGCGGCCCTGCTGCACGAGGAGCTCGCTCCGGCGCGGCCGATCGCGGCGTGGGACGTCAACGCCAGCTGCCTGAGCTTCCTGGTCGCCCTCGACCTGGCGGCCACGCTCGTCGACGCCGGACGGCACGAGCGGATCCTCATCGTGTCCAGCGACCTGGCCTCGGTCGGCCTCGACTGGTCGGACCTCGGCGCGTCCGGGATCTTCGGCGACGGTGCCGCCGCGGCTGTGGTCGGGCACGCCGGCGAGACCGGGTCGGCCGTCCTTGCCGCCGACTTCGCCACCCACAGCGAGGGCGCGCACACCTGCGAGATCCGCGGTGGCGGCTCGCGGTTCGCTCCGGACCGGGTCGACGGCGAGTACGCCGACTGGGGCCGGTTCCGGATGGAGGGCGGCGCCGTGTTCCGGCTCGCGGTCAAGCACCTGCCGCCGTTCGTCGACCGGCTGCTCGCCTCGGCGGGCACCACCATGGCCGACCTGCCGGTCGTCGTACCGCACCAGGCGAGCCACCACGCGCTGGCCTGGGTCCAGCACCACTTCGGGATCGAGGAGGGCCGGCTGGTGGACATCTACGCCGACCACGGCAACCAGGTCGGGGCATCGCTGCCGTCGGCGCTGCACGCCGCGATCGAGTCCGGCCGCCTGCAGCGCGGCGACCGGGCGCTCCTGCTCGGCACCGGCGCCGGGCTCAGCATGGGCGGGGTGGTGCTGTGCTACTGA
- a CDS encoding nucleotide disphospho-sugar-binding domain-containing protein: MRRVDLVAPPMAGHLHPVLGIAARLAAEPGLDVRVISTAAALPAIAASGVTGLALLDGADEVIETVVNPPYRIGSNPRLLLRQFRAAVALQADFRRELLVAWAAQRPDLVIADFTMGAVGTAADEIGVPWWTTHPSPCAIEGRAGPPSYLGGWRPGRSALGRGRDAVGRSWVRGFKRLAPRLAGVRLADVGITRQYRPDGSESIYSAERVFALTPEAVEYPRALPAAVRYVGPVLHTPPSAAPPLVLDARRRAVLVTAGTHLPWHKATLVARAASAARELPDVEVHVSLGGTGAVPQVPPGVVVHEYVDYARDLPRFDAVVHHGGAGVLGHTLAAGLPSVVWPVDYDQFDHAARLVDAGVAVRVRRPAELAGALRRVLDEPSYRVRARAVAAGIAREPAVETIAAQVCRRLAPVAE, translated from the coding sequence ATGAGGCGGGTCGACCTGGTCGCGCCCCCGATGGCGGGACACCTGCACCCGGTGCTCGGCATCGCCGCCCGACTGGCCGCCGAGCCCGGGCTGGACGTCCGGGTGATCAGCACCGCCGCCGCGCTGCCGGCGATCGCCGCGTCCGGCGTCACCGGCCTGGCCCTGCTGGACGGCGCCGACGAGGTGATCGAGACGGTCGTGAACCCGCCGTACCGGATCGGCAGCAACCCGCGCCTGCTCCTGCGCCAGTTCCGTGCGGCGGTCGCGCTGCAGGCCGACTTCCGGCGCGAGCTGCTGGTCGCGTGGGCCGCGCAGCGCCCGGACCTGGTGATCGCGGACTTCACGATGGGCGCGGTGGGCACGGCGGCCGACGAGATCGGCGTGCCCTGGTGGACCACCCATCCCTCGCCGTGCGCGATCGAGGGGCGGGCCGGGCCACCGTCGTACCTCGGCGGATGGCGTCCCGGCCGCTCGGCCCTGGGCCGCGGACGCGACGCCGTCGGGAGGTCGTGGGTGCGCGGGTTCAAGCGGCTCGCCCCGCGACTGGCCGGCGTGCGGCTCGCCGACGTCGGCATCACCCGCCAGTACCGCCCGGACGGCTCGGAGTCGATCTACTCGGCCGAGCGGGTGTTCGCGCTGACGCCGGAGGCGGTCGAGTACCCGCGGGCGCTGCCCGCCGCGGTCCGGTACGTCGGACCGGTGCTGCACACGCCGCCGTCCGCCGCGCCCCCACTGGTCCTCGACGCTCGACGGCGCGCCGTGCTGGTGACCGCCGGGACGCACCTGCCGTGGCACAAGGCCACCCTGGTCGCCCGGGCCGCGTCAGCGGCTCGCGAGCTGCCCGACGTCGAGGTGCACGTCAGCCTGGGCGGCACGGGCGCGGTCCCGCAGGTGCCGCCGGGCGTGGTGGTGCACGAGTACGTCGACTACGCCCGCGACCTGCCGCGCTTCGACGCGGTGGTCCACCACGGCGGCGCCGGCGTGCTGGGCCACACCCTCGCCGCGGGGCTGCCGTCGGTCGTGTGGCCGGTCGACTACGACCAGTTCGACCACGCGGCCCGGCTCGTGGACGCCGGAGTGGCGGTGCGGGTCCGGCGACCCGCCGAGCTGGCCGGGGCGCTGCGGCGGGTGCTCGACGAGCCGTCGTACCGGGTCCGGGCGCGGGCCGTCGCCGCCGGGATCGCCCGCGAGCCCGCGGTCGAGACGATCGCGGCGCAGGTGTGCCGACGGCTGGCGCCGGTGGCCGAGTAG
- a CDS encoding LysR substrate-binding domain-containing protein: MELQQMRYVVAIAEHGSFTRAAESCFVVQSALSHQVARLEQELGVRLFHRTSRQVRLSAAGQAFLPIARQCLDAADRARAEVAAATGEVRGPLSIGVIPTVAAVDVPEALRTFRERYPQVQVRLTSGNSDTHVQQVADGSLDLAFLGLPDGWEITGVAGRQLARDQHRAVMAPEHPLAGRSRLTLARIAGETFVDFPAGTTGRLQSDGAFADAGLRREVSFETTDMLLMGRLLRAGLAVALLASTFVEQLPGLVAVPVTRAPVRTEHVVWGPFGPSPAAAAFLEQVGVAV, encoded by the coding sequence GTGGAGCTCCAGCAGATGAGGTACGTCGTCGCCATCGCCGAGCACGGGTCCTTCACCCGGGCGGCCGAGTCCTGCTTCGTCGTGCAGTCCGCCCTCAGCCACCAGGTCGCCCGGCTCGAGCAGGAGCTGGGTGTCCGGCTCTTCCACCGCACCAGTCGCCAGGTCCGGCTCAGCGCCGCGGGTCAGGCGTTCCTGCCGATCGCCCGGCAGTGCCTCGACGCGGCGGACCGAGCCCGGGCGGAGGTCGCCGCCGCGACCGGCGAGGTGCGCGGGCCGCTGTCGATCGGCGTCATCCCGACGGTGGCTGCGGTCGACGTGCCGGAGGCGTTGCGGACCTTCCGCGAGCGCTACCCGCAGGTCCAGGTCCGGCTGACCAGCGGCAACAGCGACACGCACGTGCAGCAGGTGGCCGACGGCTCCCTGGACCTGGCCTTCCTCGGCCTGCCCGACGGCTGGGAGATCACCGGCGTCGCCGGGCGCCAGCTCGCGCGAGACCAGCACCGGGCCGTGATGGCGCCCGAGCACCCGCTGGCCGGGCGGTCGCGGCTGACCCTGGCCCGGATCGCCGGCGAGACCTTCGTCGACTTCCCCGCCGGCACGACCGGCCGGCTGCAGTCCGACGGCGCCTTCGCCGACGCCGGGCTGCGGCGCGAGGTCAGCTTCGAGACCACCGACATGCTGCTCATGGGTCGGCTGCTGCGCGCGGGCCTGGCGGTCGCGCTGCTCGCGTCGACGTTCGTGGAGCAGCTGCCCGGCCTGGTCGCCGTACCGGTGACCAGGGCGCCGGTGCGCACCGAGCACGTCGTGTGGGGCCCGTTCGGCCCCTCGCCCGCCGCCGCGGCGTTCCTGGAGCAGGTCGGCGTCGCGGTCTGA
- a CDS encoding NAD-dependent epimerase/dehydratase family protein has translation MTHPVRLLVTGASGFVGGRLWERATAAGHEVVGIGRRRLDRPGYLSVDLGRVSPAQLPDLPWQPDAVIHCAARATPYAPRREYVRDNELATRTVVDWCTRLGRPRLVHVSSSSVLYRDGDQLDLTEDSPVGPDFANDYARTKAGSERIVRTYGGSWVIARPRAVFGPGDTVLFPRIIAAAKAERVPRLTGRETPAVGDLIYVDNLADYLLQLASRPDLGGVYNLTNAEPVEIQAMLLDVITQLGFDPPTREVSLTTAMRAASVLERAWRVLRLPGEPPITPYGVGVLSWSKTFVPDKMLRDLGAPAVSVAQGVEEFVAWQREHL, from the coding sequence ATGACCCACCCCGTGAGGCTGCTGGTGACCGGTGCGTCCGGGTTCGTGGGCGGACGGCTGTGGGAGCGGGCCACCGCGGCCGGGCACGAGGTGGTCGGGATCGGCCGGCGCCGGCTGGACCGGCCGGGCTACCTCAGCGTCGACCTCGGACGGGTCTCCCCGGCACAGCTGCCGGACCTGCCGTGGCAGCCCGACGCGGTGATCCACTGCGCGGCCCGGGCGACCCCGTACGCACCCCGCAGGGAGTACGTGCGCGACAACGAGCTGGCCACCCGGACCGTCGTCGACTGGTGCACGCGGCTGGGCAGGCCGCGACTGGTGCACGTCTCGTCGTCCTCCGTGCTCTACCGCGACGGCGACCAGCTCGACCTCACCGAGGACTCGCCGGTCGGCCCGGACTTCGCCAACGACTACGCCCGCACCAAGGCCGGTTCGGAGCGGATCGTCCGCACCTACGGGGGTTCCTGGGTGATCGCCCGGCCTCGCGCGGTCTTCGGTCCCGGCGACACGGTGCTCTTCCCGCGGATCATCGCGGCGGCGAAGGCCGAACGGGTGCCTCGGCTGACCGGCCGCGAGACGCCCGCGGTGGGCGACCTGATCTACGTCGACAACCTCGCCGACTACCTGCTCCAGCTGGCCTCCCGGCCCGACCTCGGCGGCGTCTACAACCTCACCAACGCCGAGCCGGTCGAGATCCAGGCGATGCTGCTCGACGTGATCACGCAGCTCGGCTTCGACCCGCCCACCCGCGAGGTCAGCCTGACCACCGCGATGCGGGCGGCGAGCGTGCTGGAGCGGGCGTGGCGGGTGCTGCGCCTGCCGGGCGAGCCGCCGATCACCCCCTACGGCGTGGGAGTGCTGAGCTGGTCCAAGACCTTCGTGCCCGACAAGATGCTGCGCGACCTCGGGGCACCGGCGGTGTCGGTGGCGCAGGGGGTCGAGGAGTTCGTGGCATGGCAGAGGGAGCACCTGTGA
- the pdxH gene encoding pyridoxamine 5'-phosphate oxidase, whose product MTIGPDLAALRREYGEQGLVEAAVPPSPWPLWQSWFDAVSDAGVHEPNAMVVATVDPDGSPSARMVLLKGVVADGPDDGFTFFTNTASRKGEALAAEPRCALLFPWHPLERQVRVEGTAHPLSADQVAAYFATRPRGAQVGAWASPQSQVVDGRAELDRRYAEAEDRFAGAEVPVPPAWGGYRVQPSSFEFWQGRAGRMHDRLRYARTSSGWELTRLAP is encoded by the coding sequence ATGACCATCGGACCCGACCTGGCCGCGCTGCGCCGGGAGTACGGCGAGCAGGGGCTCGTCGAGGCCGCCGTACCGCCCTCGCCGTGGCCGCTGTGGCAGTCCTGGTTCGACGCCGTGTCGGACGCAGGGGTGCACGAGCCCAACGCGATGGTGGTCGCGACCGTCGACCCCGACGGCTCGCCGTCGGCGCGGATGGTGCTGCTCAAGGGGGTGGTGGCCGACGGGCCGGACGACGGGTTCACGTTCTTCACCAACACGGCCTCCCGCAAGGGGGAGGCACTGGCCGCCGAGCCCCGCTGCGCGCTGCTGTTCCCGTGGCACCCCCTCGAGCGGCAGGTCCGGGTCGAGGGGACCGCCCACCCGCTGAGTGCGGACCAGGTCGCGGCGTACTTCGCCACCCGCCCGCGCGGCGCCCAGGTCGGAGCCTGGGCCTCACCCCAGTCGCAGGTGGTCGACGGGCGGGCCGAGCTGGACCGGCGCTACGCCGAGGCGGAGGACCGGTTCGCCGGTGCCGAGGTGCCGGTGCCGCCGGCGTGGGGCGGGTACCGCGTCCAGCCGTCGTCCTTCGAGTTCTGGCAGGGCCGCGCCGGCCGGATGCACGACCGGCTTCGCTACGCCCGTACGTCGAGCGGCTGGGAGCTGACCCGGCTGGCGCCCTGA
- a CDS encoding MBL fold metallo-hydrolase produces the protein MLLTDQPEVTFHWLRVGHCKGPEAMARQGGRLRIVEFPSYVGALHHPTQGWTLFDTGYSQHFMDATSRLPELLYRNTLPVTLRPEEHLPRQLEALDVDPGDVRRIVVSHFHGDHVGGLLDHPQARIIAGAAGAEHALSLRGINAVRHAILPALLPADLRDRLDPVDAFSEVEVGGLRTWDLLGDRSLLAVDLPGHMPGHLGLLFTSGGRQVLLVGDAAWTSRSFRDLKPPSRLAKGVMHDWDSTVRTLGVLHVLDAAHDDLLILPAHCPEGHAAWYAGH, from the coding sequence GTGCTACTGACCGACCAGCCCGAGGTCACCTTCCACTGGCTGCGCGTGGGCCACTGCAAGGGCCCCGAGGCGATGGCCCGCCAGGGCGGACGACTGCGGATCGTCGAGTTCCCGTCGTACGTCGGCGCGCTGCACCACCCGACCCAGGGCTGGACGCTGTTCGACACCGGTTACTCCCAGCACTTCATGGACGCGACCAGCCGGCTGCCCGAGCTGCTCTACCGCAACACCCTCCCGGTGACCCTGCGCCCGGAGGAGCACCTGCCGCGGCAGCTCGAGGCGCTCGACGTCGACCCGGGCGACGTACGCCGGATCGTGGTCTCCCACTTCCACGGCGACCACGTCGGTGGCCTGCTCGACCACCCGCAGGCACGGATCATCGCCGGTGCGGCCGGCGCCGAGCACGCCCTGTCCCTGCGCGGGATCAACGCCGTGCGCCACGCGATCCTGCCGGCGCTGCTGCCCGCCGACCTGCGCGACCGGCTCGACCCGGTAGACGCCTTCTCGGAGGTCGAGGTCGGCGGCCTGCGCACCTGGGACCTGCTCGGCGACCGCAGCCTGCTTGCCGTCGACCTGCCCGGCCACATGCCCGGCCACCTCGGCCTGTTGTTCACCTCCGGCGGCCGGCAGGTGCTGCTGGTCGGCGACGCGGCGTGGACCTCGCGCTCGTTCCGCGACCTCAAGCCGCCGTCCCGGCTGGCGAAGGGCGTCATGCACGACTGGGACTCGACGGTCCGCACGCTCGGCGTGCTGCACGTCCTCGACGCCGCGCACGACGACCTGCTGATCCTCCCCGCGCACTGCCCCGAGGGCCACGCGGCCTGGTACGCCGGGCACTGA
- a CDS encoding glycosyltransferase, whose product MSRARDGREVRPTGRLTTMATLGYLALQAGKTVTALRAASRAPAAVEPSTEAIARVVVVQPILSGDPGLEDALRDNLLSLGGARFVWLVDEDDAEAQRVVERIGPAPRLEVRLCPPAPDGVNPKLAKLQPALDDCADDEVLLVLDDDTRLPRASLGALLGGLERATLATGLPAYLPGRTPWARLVEQFVDNNAALTYLPMAPVTINGMCWAMRVADLRAIGGFTPILRNLTDDLAVAGAVQRRGGTICQTASPQWITTTVESPGHYVRLMHRWMLFANLLLRRQPPGTVAAISVLHGIHPNLLWAVLAGSVRTRRPGPLVALLGGRWVLLQVVHRRVYGRSLHAPLPSLVSELLQPAHLGHGAVQRTIRWRTRTYRVRSDDDFSPVR is encoded by the coding sequence GTGAGCCGCGCGAGAGACGGTCGAGAAGTACGCCCCACCGGCCGCCTGACCACGATGGCCACCCTCGGCTACCTCGCCTTGCAGGCCGGCAAGACCGTCACCGCGCTGCGGGCCGCGTCCCGGGCACCGGCAGCGGTCGAGCCCTCCACCGAGGCGATCGCCCGGGTGGTCGTGGTGCAGCCGATCCTGTCCGGCGACCCCGGGCTCGAGGACGCGTTGCGCGACAACCTGCTGTCCCTGGGCGGCGCGAGGTTCGTGTGGCTGGTCGACGAGGACGACGCGGAGGCGCAGCGGGTCGTGGAGCGGATCGGCCCGGCGCCCCGGCTGGAGGTGCGGCTCTGCCCGCCCGCGCCGGACGGCGTGAACCCCAAGCTCGCCAAGCTCCAGCCGGCGCTGGACGACTGCGCCGACGACGAGGTGCTCCTCGTCCTCGACGACGACACCCGGCTCCCCCGCGCCAGCCTCGGCGCCCTCCTCGGCGGTCTCGAGCGGGCGACACTGGCGACCGGGCTGCCGGCGTACCTGCCCGGGCGGACGCCGTGGGCCCGGCTCGTCGAGCAGTTCGTCGACAACAACGCGGCCCTGACCTACCTGCCGATGGCGCCGGTGACGATCAACGGGATGTGCTGGGCGATGCGGGTGGCCGACCTGCGGGCGATCGGCGGGTTCACGCCGATCCTGCGCAACCTCACCGACGACCTCGCCGTCGCCGGCGCGGTGCAGCGCCGCGGCGGGACGATCTGCCAGACGGCGTCGCCGCAGTGGATCACCACGACTGTCGAGTCCCCCGGCCACTACGTGCGGCTGATGCACCGCTGGATGCTCTTCGCCAACCTGCTGCTGCGCCGCCAGCCGCCCGGCACGGTCGCTGCGATCAGCGTGCTGCACGGCATCCACCCGAACCTGCTCTGGGCGGTGCTGGCCGGCTCGGTCCGCACGCGCCGGCCCGGCCCGCTGGTGGCGCTGCTCGGCGGCCGCTGGGTGCTGCTGCAGGTCGTGCACCGCCGCGTCTACGGGCGATCCCTGCACGCACCACTGCCGTCGCTCGTCTCCGAGCTGCTGCAACCGGCGCACCTCGGCCACGGCGCAGTGCAGCGCACCATCCGCTGGCGCACACGCACCTACCGGGTGCGTTCCGACGACGACTTCTCACCCGTCCGGTGA